The genomic window AATGATCAATCACCAGATTATAATACAACCCCACgttatgtatttattatcATTATACTTTGAATGAGATCGAGGTCCGTGATTCCACACGCGACCGAATGAGGGAAGCCTAAACGAGGAAATGGTAATGATTGCACGCTCTAAAATGTCTTTCTATTCGGTaccatttctcgtcgtcgtcttgcctTTCCCTAGTCTCTTTCACTTTTTGCGCGAAATTTGCTCCAACTCGGTTtggatttctctttcgtcttctctcgtTTGTAACTTCAGAGAACGGGATTGTGTAAAaaggcaattaattaattgtctGACTTGGGCGCATACCGTGCTCTCTAAATGCGTCCTCTGATGGACCAATCACAGGCATTGGCTCATCATCCTATAGGACAGACAATCTAATTTGCAAATGTGAACATTTTTAGTCTACatacgtcatcgtcgtcgtcacggaGCCAGGGAGGTGTAGCGCCTTCATTAATTACAGCTAAGTAATCATCTTTAGCAAATAGGAAATGATCAGACCTGTATGAACGTTTCCACGAAATTTTTTCCCAGTCTAGTGCATTTGTCACGTTAGAAAACACATTTTGAACTCTGAcctttgctgctgctgcggaCGGCAGTGGCGTAGCGACAGCTTTAGCTTCATTCGTAGTTTTCCTGTTTTGTGACTGTAGAATTTCGATCAGGAAGACCAACACAGTTTTAGTATCAATATCAGTTAGGAAATGAGTTGGATACAGCCTTGTTTTCTTTATCTACGGCTGACTCTCCGCAGTACCTGAGATAACAGAAACGAGCGCTGCATCTCCTGTTGCTTGATAGTAATTGCCTCCTACATAGAAAATTCATTACATAATGGTACAGGTATGCGTGTAAGTCAGTGCCTAGGCTTGTATACCTCATTTCTTTTGGCTGCAAGAATgctctctttttcatctATTGCAGACTCTAACGCTTCTTTGTATCTGATACCCCCAAAAGTAAAATGACATTTATTCCGAACCACTACTTGTTCTACTTGTCGTATTCTAATTGGTGAACTAAATATTGAGGTTggagtttgacgtcacaaccgTTTTCCCAGAACCAATGACGAGTATTTTTGTGGTGATCATCACTAGGTAATGTAAAACTAAACTGCTAGTTCAATTCGTCTTCTACCTTGCCATGTGTTCAATAATTCCTCCGTATTTAATCGTTATATCCCCGTTTGTCACGTGTTTGTTTACCTCCAATTTACAGCAGTAACACCATACGTTCGCCGTTGCCTCGTACGAGCCGATATCGACGTCAGGACGCTTCAATGCGCGTCGGGCATCTTTTAGCTACGCGCGAAAAGCAAAACAAGCTGATTCGATCTAGATGTAATCGAAGACGACTCACTTTCGAGGTAAATCTCGTTATTAGAGAGCCAAGCTTAGACGTGTGCGTTTTGCTATAGATGTGTTTACGTCCTGCATTATGATTGAGCCGGCAAACGCTGCAAAAAGTGTATTCTGCGTTTTTGGTCGCCATTGTTcaaacgcgcgctagagcATGTCCACCAGATAGTCCACCAGATCTATGCTCTATGTCCAGCAGCTCAGTCGACCCAGGGATAACTAAGCTGTCCACCTACAGTACAGGTGTAGGAACTTAGCATGGATTGTGCCAATAGACAAAGACGTGTGCATTTGAGTCCTTTTCTACGACACACTGTGCCTCGTATTCCTTCCTTTTTCCGTGTTTTGGAACGTTATATCTATATCAGGCTTCAGCGGAAGCGGAAGGAACCCTAACTCCACTTGTATGTCATTTTATAAGCAAAGTTAGAAAAAAGACATTGGCGAACAAAAATTCCACGAACAAAAATTCCAAGCCCAATGATGAATTGGGCGTTTTACAGAAAGACAAGGAACACTGAGAAAATCAAGTTTAGAGCAACACTATGGCTAACTAATGAGGCAAGTTTAGATTTctgtcaataaaaaattctcttaCAAATCTATGCACGCGACGTTTTAGGCTCCAAATTACTCCAAGTATAACTACAATGATAAAGCCGAGAATTCCGATGACAATTCCGATCATAAATCCCGAGCCTGTCTCtaaatacatacatacattGCCACGTATAGATAGTCCTGGACAGTATAGTCTACCTTTACCTTCAGTTGGAGGAGAGATTGTGGTATTATCTAcggagagaaaaataaactgCACTGCTAATTTACTAATTTACAGCTAGTAAGCAATACCTGGTAAATGAAGGTAAATGACTGTGTTGCTCCACAAGCTGCTGAATAATTTGTTGCTTGTAGAAACTTGACAGCCGTAAAAACTTTCTAGTAGATCTTTGGGAATAGTACATTCCCTCTTTGTATTATTGACAGGTATGACATTTTGggcctttgattctttgccCATGCATGAAAGGGTAACATTTAGTAACGGAGAATTGCCATTGAAGCCATAATCCCAGCATAGGTACGATGAATTAGGCAGCTTTTGAAAGTTCATCGGAGGATCTGGTGGCACTACGATAGTGAGCTCCTTTTTCTCACTGGCATTTTTTCCCAAGGAATTTTCAGCCAAGCAGCTGATGTTTTTTGCGCGTTGACCAATTGGAAGGTTGATCAATAACTTCGATATTGTAAATGACGGGCCAgtgtgaatttttttgtcgtcTAGATAAAGAGTCAAATTCGGCTTTGGAAAGGATTTTGATGCACAAGACAATGTGACGTTCACGTCTTGTGAGGAAAACTTGTTTGGCGAAAAGTGTACTGTGGTATTTTCAGGAGCAACTGAAAGAGAGAAACAAGGTTAGTCTATTTCATTTGTTAGCTGGATTTTCTACTCACACTCTACAACTAATATCGCTGACGCATTTGCTGAGCCAAATTTATTGGAAGCAATGCAGGTATAGGTTCCTGCATTGTCTCTGCTAGCTTTCAAACTCAGGTCACCTAAAACTGTTTCCTTCCCAGTCAACTGACTGGTAAATTTCCAAGAAATAGTTGGACGGGGCTCTCCTATTGAAGCAGTGCATTGAAAAGGCACCGTGTTTCCTTCACGCACCGCGGCGTTTTGGGGAACTTTTTCCAGTTCAGGGAGTTCTAAAACACAGCCTGAGAAACGATTCAATCACTTGATTGGAGCTGTTACTTCCAAGAGCGAATTCAAAGTTGGAGGTGTTGGTAGGGACAGAAGATCCTTTACTCGTAGCAGAGCAGAAGAAAGCGTTGGTCAAAATGATTTGTATAACGTCACGAAGTTTATATCCGCTCAATCGAAGCCGGCTGACATGTTCGTTGTCGGTGATCCCGAATAAGGATTTGTTGAGAGCCACTGCCCCTTCCTCTTTAGAATACCACGTAATAGTCGCTTCCTCGTGAGTTGCGCATTTGATATCCAAGCCACTATCGGTGAGAAAGTAAGTTAGGTGAGATGGAAACCGTGAGAAAACATCGTGAGTGTTAATTTGATGATTGGGCGTCGCTGTCGTTGCATCGACATCAAACCCTACTTAGCGAGTTAAACTGTGAGTTTGAAAGCCTTGCCGGCGCTTTACTAGATGCTAGAAGAGCTaaaaacgcgaaaacgacgcggcGATTCATCTGCGATCCACGCGGTCCACGCCCACAACCTGATGCAAGAACATGCAAGACCCTACTGACGCGGCCTGAGCGGAAATACGCACCGAATTGCCCGGACAAAGCAAGCAGCTTTGCCAAAGAAAAGTGCGAAAGTGCTGAGTTGACTCGCTGGCATCCATCCTTCAGCGCTCATGTGGTCGCCTAATTAACGCGATCGGCGGGCGTGCGCGGTTTATCAGTCATGTCAAGGCCTTATCTTTATTTTGCTCTAATTTTTGCCGTGAGAACAGTGTCAGTAGGTCAGTAACTTGAAGCTGCGCTGCAGTTTAGTTTGTCAGAATCCGTTTCTGCATGTTGACcatgcagaagaaaaattaccTTGCTAATGCATCTTCTGTTCTTTAGCAGTTCCGCCTTCCTTTACCCACTTCCCTCCTCGATCGGTCTACTTCGCACTGGGATCACCTCTGGACGTCAACTGTTCAACAAAAGAACCTGCCAACATCTCTTGGCATCGCTTTGATAGCGATAGTCGTCTCGATCCGACAAAGTACGGCATTTATCAAGAAACAAACCGCACGAGTCGGCTCCACCTGGAAGGACGGGCTCTTGTCAAGGCATTTTCAGATCTCTTATTTACATTTATATGTCGAGCTACAGCCTTTGCTTTGTCAACAGACAgcaaaaaatttgatttcatACCCGGAAGTACAATAAAAGTACACTCAAACCTCTCAAATTTTGACACCtatctaaataaaataattatatgaCGCGTCTACACTTATTGGCGTACAAccaaattaatatttttgaTTAAAAGACGATTGGGAGATTTAGATagagaatttttaaaattgcatATTGTTGCCCGGAGCTTGAGAGGTTTGATTAAAGCGTATTTTATATTCATGGTGTATATTTATCAACAGAAATTCCCAAATTCAACGTAAAACCAACAAATGCTGTCGTTCAAGAAGAAACCGAGGTCGCTTTCAAATGCAGCATACTACTAAGTGTACCCCAATCAACGATATCTTGGACATTTTCAAGTCAATCGCTTGGCGGAACGTCTTCTATTTCAGACAGTTTGGGGAAAAAGAACATTACTGTGATAGCTAATAGGTACAACGCTGGAATTTATACATGCCACCTGACAAATGTATTGGGAACCGTCACGGCGTCAGCATCGTTAACGGTTTACTGTAAGCtttgttattttttatttattactttACCCCGTGTACCCCGTCTACTAGATTCTGCAGAACCAAAACTTGTCCTTGATTCGCCAGTCAAGTTTGGTGATAATGCGACCCTTTCGTGCTTTTCGGAGTCGGTTCCACTAGCAACGTCTGCGCATTTTTACAGAGAAAATGAACTGATATCGACTTCTTTCACGTTTACGCATCTCTCGCGCAATGCTAGCGTAATACTGCTTGTCTTGAGAGGTATGAAAGAGAGCGGGAATTATTCGTGCAAGCCTATAGGAAATAACTCAAGAAGCAAGCCAGCGTTACTGGTTGTTATAGGTAAGGAATACACTTACATTTAAATATATTGGCGTTGTTTCATCCTAATTATACTATAATTAAGAGAATCACTTGGCTTTACCTATTCAGTTTACTATTGTAAACAAAACGGCATCACTCATTTGTTGGCAGACAAATACAGTTATCATATCTTCAACTCTGATGTGCACTGCGAAAACCGCAGATGGATGTACAGGGAGATTTCATAATGTGACCTACGTTGTTTCAGGTGAAAATGCAGACACGACATACTGTGCAGCAGCAAGCGACTTACTGCCTGGGCTGGCGTACGGTTGCTCTGTGTTTGCCGCAAACAATTTTTCTGATGAGAGTAAAAGCAAGGAATTTAACATCATTAGCAATATTGGACGTACGTATGTTTAAAAACATCTATTCAACAATAGTAACTTCAACTCCTTTAGCTCCTGGGGGTGTATACCTAAGAGAGTCTATCAATCAAAGGACGGCTGTAAGCATTTCTCTAAGCTGGTGCATTTCTTACAGTGGTGGAAATCATCTCAAAGTAACTGTAATTGGTGATGGACTGATTCAATCTGACATAATTTATCATCATCAATCATGGCTGAAAGGCGTAGCAACGTTGACGTCTCTTTCACCTGACACTATGTACTCCGTAGGAATAAGAGTCGATTATCCAGGCGGTAATGTGAAGTCAAAAATACGAACACTCAAAACCCTTTACGGAAACGGTAAGCAAGCAAAGGAGGTTTTGTATTTACtaatttttctaattagtcCGTTTCACTATGAATACtacgacgactacgacgactaCGACTGCTACTACTGCTACGTATGTATTGGAGAAGTCACAGAGAAACTTAGGTTCTGTGCGCTGACAATCAATCCGTACATATTCTAGCTGGTTGGATTTAGGCTTCTTTATTGGTGTAACTTCGTCAGCACTGCTATTTGGCACTTTGGTTATCGCAGTTGCTGCCAGATGCGTCTGTTTGAGGCGTAAAAGTACTCAAACGAAAAGTGAGTGCTACACTTGCACTGGTTCAGTAATTTATATAAAATTGTTGTTGTAAGACTCTGCAGCTGCAGAAAAAGCAGCGGAGCTGTCTATGAATTCATCTCGTGCCTATGCCGTGATTGGTGACTCGAAAAAGCCGCAAATGCACCCGTCATCTGCTTATTCAGTATTCACTGGTAAGTAGTTACTGTAGTTAGAGCGTCATCATGAAGCTAATTGCTGATAAATAACGCTCTTTGAACAAATGACTTCTGTCTTTCTGTCTTTCGTTTGAGTCATTCGTGTATAGTACGCCTGCTGTCTTCAATAGACATATAAACTCACAGGAACCTCAAGGTAGCTTGCTGAAACCGTCACAAATGGCTACGTGAAAGATTACAAGACCAATTTATTTAGAAACAGATCCTAAAATAGCTACCATCTGTAGACTACCAATTTTATCAAAAGGCAATCGTCTACAATGAAGGAGTCTCTACTGAGTTCATCGTGCCgtatcaatttcaattttcccAATCCATCTTTTCCCGTGAAAGACAACGGAAATTTTGTTTCAAGGTCTTTCTTGGTAATCGTGTGCGTTTTATCTTGACCGCCTTTCCTTTGATCAATGAAACTCAGCGAATAGGTATTTCGGAATGGACCAATTACGTCATCATAATCACCCTCTGTTCGTATCAAAAAAACTCCTGCACACTCGGGAGTAGAACCAGAAACAGGGCgtaatttcaatttcattctGTACCCTGGTTGACTAATGTAAAAAGGTTCACTTAgaaacgctttcttctcattgCTTTTGCAGGCCTCGACTTTCTTTGACC from Oscarella lobularis chromosome 1, ooOscLobu1.1, whole genome shotgun sequence includes these protein-coding regions:
- the LOC136197916 gene encoding uncharacterized protein isoform X1, whose product is MSRPYLYFALIFAVRTVSVAVPPSFTHFPPRSVYFALGSPLDVNCSTKEPANISWHRFDSDSRLDPTKYGIYQETNRTSRLHLEGRALVKAFSDLLFTFICRATAFALSTDSKKFDFIPGKIPKFNVKPTNAVVQEETEVAFKCSILLSVPQSTISWTFSSQSLGGTSSISDSLGKKNITVIANRYNAGIYTCHLTNVLGTVTASASLTVYYSAEPKLVLDSPVKFGDNATLSCFSESVPLATSAHFYRENELISTSFTFTHLSRNASVILLVLRGMKESGNYSCKPIGNNSRSKPALLVVIENHLALPIQFTIVNKTASLICWQTNTVIISSTLMCTAKTADGCTGRFHNVTYVVSGENADTTYCAAASDLLPGLAYGCSVFAANNFSDESKSKEFNIISNIGPPGGVYLRESINQRTAVSISLSWCISYSGGNHLKVTVIGDGLIQSDIIYHHQSWLKGVATLTSLSPDTMYSVGIRVDYPGGNVKSKIRTLKTLYGNVRFTMNTTTTTTTTTATTATYVLEKSQRNLGFFIGVTSSALLFGTLVIAVAARCVCLRRKSTQTKNSAAAEKAAELSMNSSRAYAVIGDSKKPQMHPSSAYSVFTGK
- the LOC136197916 gene encoding uncharacterized protein isoform X2; amino-acid sequence: MSRPYLYFALIFAVRTVSVVPPSFTHFPPRSVYFALGSPLDVNCSTKEPANISWHRFDSDSRLDPTKYGIYQETNRTSRLHLEGRALVKAFSDLLFTFICRATAFALSTDSKKFDFIPGKIPKFNVKPTNAVVQEETEVAFKCSILLSVPQSTISWTFSSQSLGGTSSISDSLGKKNITVIANRYNAGIYTCHLTNVLGTVTASASLTVYYSAEPKLVLDSPVKFGDNATLSCFSESVPLATSAHFYRENELISTSFTFTHLSRNASVILLVLRGMKESGNYSCKPIGNNSRSKPALLVVIENHLALPIQFTIVNKTASLICWQTNTVIISSTLMCTAKTADGCTGRFHNVTYVVSGENADTTYCAAASDLLPGLAYGCSVFAANNFSDESKSKEFNIISNIGPPGGVYLRESINQRTAVSISLSWCISYSGGNHLKVTVIGDGLIQSDIIYHHQSWLKGVATLTSLSPDTMYSVGIRVDYPGGNVKSKIRTLKTLYGNVRFTMNTTTTTTTTTATTATYVLEKSQRNLGFFIGVTSSALLFGTLVIAVAARCVCLRRKSTQTKNSAAAEKAAELSMNSSRAYAVIGDSKKPQMHPSSAYSVFTGK
- the LOC136197984 gene encoding centrosomal AT-AC splicing factor-like, whose product is MATKNAEYTFCSVCRLNHNAGRKHIYSKTHTSKLGSLITRFTSKLKDARRALKRPDVDIGSYEATANVWCYCCKLEVNKHVTNGDITIKYGGIIEHMASDDHHKNTRHWFWENGCDVKLQPQYLVHQLEYDKYKEALESAIDEKESILAAKRNEEAITIKQQEMQRSFLLSQSQNRKTTNEAKAVATPLPSAAAAKTGKKFRGNVHTGATPPWLRDDDDDDDEPMPVIGPSEDAFREHVTNERRRKRNPNRVGANFAQKVKETRERQDDDEKWLPSFGRVWNHGPRSHSKLEFISERKGHNSSAESSAAPPDVKPYVSKKWTTDDDVEKNPNS
- the LOC136197939 gene encoding limbic system-associated membrane protein-like, encoding MNRRVVFAFLALLASRFDVDATTATPNHQINTHDVFSRFPSHLTYFLTDSGLDIKCATHEEATITWYSKEEGAVALNKSLFGITDNEHVSRLRLSGYKLRDVIQIILTNAFFCSATSKGSSVPTNTSNFEFALGKLPELEKVPQNAAVREGNTVPFQCTASIGEPRPTISWKFTSQLTGKETVLGDLSLKASRDNAGTYTCIASNKFGSANASAILVVEFAPENTTVHFSPNKFSSQDVNVTLSCASKSFPKPNLTLYLDDKKIHTGPSFTISKLLINLPIGQRAKNISCLAENSLGKNASEKKELTIVVPPDPPMNFQKLPNSSYLCWDYGFNGNSPLLNVTLSCMGKESKAQNVIPVNNTKRECTIPKDLLESFYGCQVSTSNKLFSSLWSNTVIYLHLPDNTTISPPTEGKETGSGFMIGIVIGILGFIIVVILGVIWSLKRRVHRFVREFFIDRNLNLPH